GAAATGACTGGGTCAGTAAGTACAATGACGGCAAAAGCTATTGCAGATGTTCCTGTAGCTTCTGTAGATAAGATGCTACAAGGTAGAGTTGCTGGGGTACAAACTGGTAGCGCTTCAGGGCAGCCTGGAGGTATGACTAATGTCCGTGTCCGTGGTATTTCATCAATTAATGGAGTTTCTTCACCAATTTATATTGTTGATGGTGTAAGAATTTCCTCTGGTGACTTGTCTAGACAAACCACAACAGCGAATGCTTTGGCTGGATTGAATCCAGACGATATTGAAAATGTTACTGTGTTAAAAGACGCTGTTTCTACAGCAGTATATGGTGCTGATGCTGGAGCTGGTGTAATTGTAATTACAACAAAATCAGGTAAAAGAGGGAAGCCTAGATTTAATTTTGGTTTCAACAGCGGATTTAATGACAGAGCAGTAAAACCACATGCATCTTTTTCAACTCCTGACTGGCAGACATATTTAGTTCAAGCATATTCAAACCGTGATAATAAAGCTTATACTGCTGAACAAATTGCAAATGGAGCTGTAGGGGGAAATGCTGCAGGTGTTTTTCAATCGACAAATAATACTGACTGGCAGAAGGCAACACAAAAATTTGGTTATCAGCAAAATATAGATTTTAATGTTTCTGGAGGTAATGAGAAATTTACATATTATTCATCCATAAATTATTATAATCAGGAGAGTGTTGTTAGAGGATCTTATTTTAATAGACTTGCGTTTACTAATAAAATAGGTTACCAAGCCACTGATAAGTTGAAAATTAATACAGATTTTCAATTTTCTTATGGTAAAATTAGTACACTAAGTGATGCAGGGGCTTTTTCAAACCCAATTCTTACACAATATTTTAACAGACCTACCGACGCTGTAACAAATCCGGATGGAAGCTGGAATTATGGAAGTGGAGGTAGACTAAGTAATGGTAACTTTAACTCTGCAGCTCTTCAGGATATGAATTATGTACGAGGAGGTAACTTCAGAGCTTTCGCTAATTTAAATGCTGAGTATAAGATATTAAATAATCTTACTTATAGATTTGTTTTCTCTCCAGAATATATTAATCTAGAAGAAGATACATACTGGAACCCAATACACGGAGATGGAGCAGGTTATGGAGGATATCAGCAGACAAGTGTGAACCGTTATTTTAATTTTAACGTTCAGAACATCTTAGATTATTCTTATAGACTTGATCGTCATAATTTTGGAGCTTCATTAATTCAGGAAGCTTATAAAAGAGATAATAAATACTTAACTGCAACTGGTATTACTGTGGGTACTCCAACACTTCAGACTCTTACAAATTTTGTAGTGCCGTTTGGATATGCTGGAGATAGAGTGCTTACGTCTCGTTATGGTTACGCAGTTACTGCACATTATGATTATGACAAGTTAATTTTAATAGATGGATCTTACAGACGTGACATACTTTCTCAGTTTACTCCGGGTAAAAAAGCGGGTAATTTCTGGTCTGTTGGGGTTGGATTAGATTTAGCTCGTTTTGAAACGATTAAAAATATCGATGCGATCTCTATGTTGAAGTTTAGAGCATCTTATGGTAAATTAGGAAACCAGGTAACTGCTAACCCATATGCTACCTATTCTTATACAACAAACTATAACGATTTCGCAGCGGCAACTATGAATAGAGTTTTTAACCCTAATTTGTCTTGGGAAACTGTAAATCCTTTAAATGTCGGATTTGATTTTGGATTCTTCAAGAATAGATTAACAGTTACTGCAGAATACTATAACAAGAAAACTAAAGATCTGATCTATAATATTCCATTATCTGGAGCACAAGGTGTTAATAACCCTGATGATCCTAGAAATGCATATTACGTTGATAATATTGGTACATTAGTAAATAAAGGATTTGAATTTGCTGTAAATGGCGATATCTTTAAAGGAGACAGAGATCAATTGAACTGGTCAGTTGGAGCTAACTTATCTACTCTAAAGAATGAAGTGACTGAATTGTATGGTTCAGACGTTAATACATCTACTACCACAGTTAGAGTTGGTGAAGGAGTAAGAACATTTTATTTGAGAAAATGGGCTGGTGTAGACGCAAATAATGGTGATCCGCTTTGGTATATTAATGGTGTGGATGGCGAAACAACAAATAACTATAACTTAGCTAAACAAGCTGTACAGGGATCTTTCCTAAGTAATGTTTTTGGTGGTGCTAATACAACCCTTTCTTATAAAGGATTCTCTCTTGATTTACAGTTCACTTATGGATTTGGAGGTAAGATTTATGATAACTGGGCAAATTATCTTTATTCAGATGGACAATATTCAGTTAACTATCCAGGATATGGTGATGTAATGGGAGATTATTGGACACCAACTAACACGACTGCGTCAAATCCAAGACCGGTGATTGGAGGAAATAAATTATCAAACAGTGCTTCAACAAGATTCTTATATGATTCTGACTATATTCGTCTAAGTAATGCTAGATTTGGATATACGTTTAGCAGTGATTTCCTTAAAGGATCTGGTTTTGGTTCATTACAAGTATATGTAATGGCTAATAATGCTTATACATACAGATTCGATAAGAATCTTAAATTTGACCCTGAAACGAATATCTCGGGTTATACAGATCTAAGTTTACCAGTATTGAAGTCATTCTTATTTGGTGTTAATTTAAGTTTTTAAAAAAAGAAGAAATGAAAAATAAAATATTAAAAGTAGCATTATTATCTATAGGGCTTTTGACATTAAGTGTCTCTTGTAGTGATGATTTTGTTGATAGAGAATTCTATCAGGAAGTAGAGCAGGCTCCTTTGAAATCTGTTCAAGAAGTAGAATCTTTTGTAAGAGGTGGTTATGCCGCAATGAGAAGCCAGTATTATTATGGATGTGATTTCTTAGCCTATGGTGAAGTGAGATCTGATGAGATGCTTAGCAATGGAGCAAGCGGTTACTATGTCAATGTGATGAACTATACTCAGACGTCTGCTGATGCATATGCAAAAGATACTTGGAATCATATTTATAAAACAGTTGGATTAGCAAATGTTGTAATTAATACAGATTTTAGCTCATTTAATTCTGATGATAAAGATTATGCCGGATTTTTGCAGGGGCAAGCATATGCCATGAGAGCGTTAGGCTTCTTTGATTTACTTCGTTTATACGGACAAAAATATACTGGATCACCAACAAGCTTAGGTATAGTTTTACCGCTTAAGTATGATCCGCTAGCTAAGCAGGCTAGAAGTACTATTGCAGAAACAGAAGCACAAATTGCTGCTGATTTTGCCAAAGCAGAGGAACTAATGGACGAGCATGCTGATTGGGATTCAGGGCCTTCTAACAGAACTGAACTGTCACTTTCAGCTGTAAGAGGATTAATGGCAAGATTTTATCTTTATAAAGGTGATTATGCTAAGGTTAGACAGCTAGTAAACAATATTGTTGCTGATGGAGGATACCAAGTTGTTGGAGCTGCTAACTTACAGTCTTCATACAGTTTCGCAATGAATGGATCTGCTGCAAACTCCATGTTTGAGTTAGCTGTAGGAAATGCATCTGCTCTTGGAACGGCTTCTTATAGACATAAATTAAGTAATGGAGGATATGCAAATGTTGTCATAAGGCCAGCTACTGTAGCCTTATACTCTACTGCAGATATTAGAAGATCTCTTATTACTACAGGAGCTACAAATTATTTGTCTAATGCTAATGGAGTAAAAGGGAAATATTTAAATGCTTCAGGTGCTGATAATATCAAAATGCTTCGTTATGAAGAGATTTTATTAGATGGTGTTGAGGCTGAGCTTAATGGGGGTAGTGCTGTTCAAGCATTGTCTTATTTTAATCAAATACAAGTTAATAGAAATCTACCAGCTGCGACAACTGTTGATATGGTAGAGCTGAAAAAAGAAAGAACTAGAGAACTTCTAGGAGAAGGTTTAAGACAGTGGGATCTTAGAAGATGGGGAGATGCTGTTCCTAGACCTACTACGGCAAGCACAAGTCCATTATTAAATGCTTTCCCTATTCCTTTATCAGAAACTAACGTTGGTGCAGTACAATCTAATCCAGGTTATGATAACTAGAATTTAATAAATTTATTTTAAATAACAAAAAAACCGCCATTGGCGGTTTTTTTGTTAAAATACAAATGAAAAAAATATTATATTTACATAAATGTTTAAATTAATATGAAAAAGATATTTTTAGTTGTAGGTTTATTTTTAATGATCACAACTGCCTTTGCTCAATCAGGTAATGATAATGTTTTTATGTCCAGTGATAAAATTTTCACCCTTGGTAAAAGAGTCAAAAGTGGAGAGTATAAAATAGATGGGAATCCATATGCAAATGGTAAGAAATTCGAAAAAGTTTCTATCGAAGGATATTCAAAAAATATTCAGGATCTCAGATATAATGCATATGACGATGAAATGGAGTTTTCTCAGAATAATGAAAATTATTTTGTAAATAAAGTTGATGGACTAATGATTTATTTTCCAACATTAAATAAAACCTATATAGTTAAAAACTATACATATTTAGGAAATCAGAAATTAGGTTACTTAGTGCTTTTGAATAAAAAAGATGCAAAATATGGGTTGTTTAAAAGAGAAAAAGTTGAGTTAATTCCTGGTGAAAAAAGCCCTAATGCATATGGGAAAGATGCAAATGATTACTTTGCAAAAGAAAAGGATATTTATTTAATTTCAAAAGGAGATCAGTTTTATAAAGTTCCTAAAGATGCTGATGAACTTGCAGAACAGTTATCATTAGATAAAAAGGAAATACAGAGTTTTGTTAAATCCAATAAAATTAATTTTAATAAGGAAGCAGATCTTATAAAATTAGTTGACTTTATTAATAAATAATAATTATAAAAAAAACATGTATTTTTGCTTCACAATAGCAGAAAATGAAGCACATCCTTTTTATAATAATTTTCTTCGGTTTTGTCTCAAAGGCTCAAGTTGTCAATAAAACAGATATCAAGAGTCCACAGAAAGAGGAAGACACTCTTGTCATAGACAATGGGAAGAAAGATTCCTTGAAAATTTTTAAACCTACCATCAATGATTATCAGTATCAGACCCAGTTTTCTGAAAAGAAGATTTTTGATACCGTGATGACTTTTGATAAAACTAATATCTATTCACAGTACAACAATAGGGATAATTTTGGAAAGGCTCAGGTTGCTAATATAGGGGCAGGATTCAATCCTTTGGTGTATGAAGTGAATCCGGAGCAGAACTTGTCTTTACTGCCCTCCAACAAATCCTATATGATTATTAGTGCTGATGATGTAAAATATTACGATGTAAAAACACCAACGGCAACTTTCATTTATCATACCGCCATGAAAAATGGAGCTGCATTGAACTCCACTTACACACAGAATATCGGGAAAAGATTCAATTTTGCTATTGAGTATATGGGACTTCGTTCCCAGGGATTTTATAGGAATTCATTAGCATCCAATAATAACACTCTATTCTCCGGACATTATGTTTCCAAGAGTGGAAATTATGAATTGTTTGCCCACTACCTTCACCAGAATGTAAACAATCAGGAAAGTGGGGGTATTGTAGAAGACGATCTTTTCCAGAGTGGTGACAGCAATTATAAGAACAGACAAAATGCTCAGGTTAATCTGGCTTCGTCAAGTTCCCAATATTCTTACAGAAGATATTATCTGACCCATCAGTTTACTCCATTCAATTCAGAAAAATTTCCGTTCAGTATAAGACATACTTTATCACACCAGGGAAATAAATATTTTTATAATCAGGGAGTAGTAGAGCCTTACTGGTTTGATGATGCTGCTACTGAACTGACGAACGGTTTTCCGCTAACCACAAAAAAATATTCAGAAAATTTTAGCAATACGGTAAGCCTTGTCTTTAATAATGAAAAATTCAAGCTGGATGGCGGTGTACGTTATCAGATGCTGAAATTCGGAGTGAGAGATCTTGCTACAGTGAACGGAACCGCTTTTCCGGGAGAACTTAAAGAAAACAGAATTGGAGCGGTTGGAAACTTACAGGTAAAGCTTTGGGACAAATTCCAACTGAAGTCCTTTTTAGAATTTTCAAACGGAAGTCAATTTGGAAGCTACCTAAGAACGGCCAATAATATAAAGTTTGAACCAATAAAAGATTATTTTGTGAATGCGAAAGTCAACTTCCAGAGTGCTTACCCATCATTTAATTACCTTTTGAATACTTCTGTTTACAATAAGTACAATTATTACCTGGAAAATGCCAAAAACCAAACTGTAACAGAAATAGGAGGTAGTGTCAACCTGAAATGGTTCAAAACCGAAATTTTCGCCAATTATTTCAGAATAGATAACTATACTTATTTCAATGCGGATGGAGCTCCGGCACAAAGCAGCAATTCACTGAACATTTCCCAGATCGGGGGAGATGCTACCTTCAGCTTCGGAAAATTCCACCTTAATACAAGACTGCATTTCCAGAATGCGTTAACAAATAAAGAACTCCTTCCAATGCCAAGTTTTATCGGAAGAGCAAACTTTTTCTTTCAGAGCAAAGCTTTCAAAAAAGCGGCAGAAGTTCAGATGGGTGTGAAGGTGTATTACTTTTCAAAATTTGCATCAAGAGATTACTTTCCGATCCTGAACGAATATATTCTTCCTAGTGCAGATTCATTCTCAATCGGGGGACAGCCTATTGCAGATCTTTATATTAACATGAAAGTCAAAAAAATGTTCTTTTATGTAGAGGGACAGCAGATAGGGACCTTCCTTTCCAACAATAAAGCATACGCATTTCCACATTATCCGGTTTACGATTTTAGACTGAACATCGGAATTGTGTGGTATTTGTTCAACTAAAAGCCAAACAAAGTTGAAAACAATAAATAAAATCTCATTTAACGATATAGAAAGCATTCCTCAATTGGTAAAAGATTTTCTGAACCAAAAAATTGAAGGATTTGAAAATAATACCTTTTCTTTAGATCACTTTAAAGATCAGATCCACCTCAAACAGAATTCTTTCGTACCAGATCAAAGGCAGATCTTAACTGATGTTTTGGAAAAACAGCTTTCAGGGCTTACCCTTTCATCAAAGCAGAAAGAAAATCTTGTCAATCTGAAGCAACAGAATACATTTACCATTACCACAGGACACCAGTTGAATCTATTCTCAGGTCCTGTTTTTTTTGTCTATAAAATTTTACAGACCATTAAAACTTGTACCTATCTTAAAGAGAATTTTCCGGATTTTAATTTTGTTCCCGTATATTGGATGGCTTCAGAAGACCACGATTTTGCAGAGATCAATCATTTTAAGACCGAAAGCAATTACTATGAGATCAATGAAAAGTCAGGAGGTCCGGTAGGAAGAATTACCATCAGTGATACCTTTTTCATCTCGGAATTTGAAAAAGAATTTAAAGATTC
The Chryseobacterium sp. W4I1 DNA segment above includes these coding regions:
- a CDS encoding RagB/SusD family nutrient uptake outer membrane protein — protein: MKNKILKVALLSIGLLTLSVSCSDDFVDREFYQEVEQAPLKSVQEVESFVRGGYAAMRSQYYYGCDFLAYGEVRSDEMLSNGASGYYVNVMNYTQTSADAYAKDTWNHIYKTVGLANVVINTDFSSFNSDDKDYAGFLQGQAYAMRALGFFDLLRLYGQKYTGSPTSLGIVLPLKYDPLAKQARSTIAETEAQIAADFAKAEELMDEHADWDSGPSNRTELSLSAVRGLMARFYLYKGDYAKVRQLVNNIVADGGYQVVGAANLQSSYSFAMNGSAANSMFELAVGNASALGTASYRHKLSNGGYANVVIRPATVALYSTADIRRSLITTGATNYLSNANGVKGKYLNASGADNIKMLRYEEILLDGVEAELNGGSAVQALSYFNQIQVNRNLPAATTVDMVELKKERTRELLGEGLRQWDLRRWGDAVPRPTTASTSPLLNAFPIPLSETNVGAVQSNPGYDN
- a CDS encoding SusC/RagA family TonB-linked outer membrane protein; amino-acid sequence: MNVKLRVLSAGALFFLGQVAFAQTTKKDTTTTPTEIEEVVMVGFGQKKTIQEMTGSVSTMTAKAIADVPVASVDKMLQGRVAGVQTGSASGQPGGMTNVRVRGISSINGVSSPIYIVDGVRISSGDLSRQTTTANALAGLNPDDIENVTVLKDAVSTAVYGADAGAGVIVITTKSGKRGKPRFNFGFNSGFNDRAVKPHASFSTPDWQTYLVQAYSNRDNKAYTAEQIANGAVGGNAAGVFQSTNNTDWQKATQKFGYQQNIDFNVSGGNEKFTYYSSINYYNQESVVRGSYFNRLAFTNKIGYQATDKLKINTDFQFSYGKISTLSDAGAFSNPILTQYFNRPTDAVTNPDGSWNYGSGGRLSNGNFNSAALQDMNYVRGGNFRAFANLNAEYKILNNLTYRFVFSPEYINLEEDTYWNPIHGDGAGYGGYQQTSVNRYFNFNVQNILDYSYRLDRHNFGASLIQEAYKRDNKYLTATGITVGTPTLQTLTNFVVPFGYAGDRVLTSRYGYAVTAHYDYDKLILIDGSYRRDILSQFTPGKKAGNFWSVGVGLDLARFETIKNIDAISMLKFRASYGKLGNQVTANPYATYSYTTNYNDFAAATMNRVFNPNLSWETVNPLNVGFDFGFFKNRLTVTAEYYNKKTKDLIYNIPLSGAQGVNNPDDPRNAYYVDNIGTLVNKGFEFAVNGDIFKGDRDQLNWSVGANLSTLKNEVTELYGSDVNTSTTTVRVGEGVRTFYLRKWAGVDANNGDPLWYINGVDGETTNNYNLAKQAVQGSFLSNVFGGANTTLSYKGFSLDLQFTYGFGGKIYDNWANYLYSDGQYSVNYPGYGDVMGDYWTPTNTTASNPRPVIGGNKLSNSASTRFLYDSDYIRLSNARFGYTFSSDFLKGSGFGSLQVYVMANNAYTYRFDKNLKFDPETNISGYTDLSLPVLKSFLFGVNLSF
- a CDS encoding putative porin — protein: MKHILFIIIFFGFVSKAQVVNKTDIKSPQKEEDTLVIDNGKKDSLKIFKPTINDYQYQTQFSEKKIFDTVMTFDKTNIYSQYNNRDNFGKAQVANIGAGFNPLVYEVNPEQNLSLLPSNKSYMIISADDVKYYDVKTPTATFIYHTAMKNGAALNSTYTQNIGKRFNFAIEYMGLRSQGFYRNSLASNNNTLFSGHYVSKSGNYELFAHYLHQNVNNQESGGIVEDDLFQSGDSNYKNRQNAQVNLASSSSQYSYRRYYLTHQFTPFNSEKFPFSIRHTLSHQGNKYFYNQGVVEPYWFDDAATELTNGFPLTTKKYSENFSNTVSLVFNNEKFKLDGGVRYQMLKFGVRDLATVNGTAFPGELKENRIGAVGNLQVKLWDKFQLKSFLEFSNGSQFGSYLRTANNIKFEPIKDYFVNAKVNFQSAYPSFNYLLNTSVYNKYNYYLENAKNQTVTEIGGSVNLKWFKTEIFANYFRIDNYTYFNADGAPAQSSNSLNISQIGGDATFSFGKFHLNTRLHFQNALTNKELLPMPSFIGRANFFFQSKAFKKAAEVQMGVKVYYFSKFASRDYFPILNEYILPSADSFSIGGQPIADLYINMKVKKMFFYVEGQQIGTFLSNNKAYAFPHYPVYDFRLNIGIVWYLFN